The Malus sylvestris chromosome 12, drMalSylv7.2, whole genome shotgun sequence genome contains a region encoding:
- the LOC126594468 gene encoding beta-glucosidase 12-like — protein sequence MAMKYSRSLLFGVLLLIGFALTNGKATNTDPPVHCEFLNRSSFEPGFIFGTGSASYQYEGAVKEDGRGPSIWDTFTHKHPEKIDDGSNGDVAIDQYHRYKEDVGIMKDMNLDAYRLSISWSRLLPNGTLSGGVNRKGIDYYNNLINELLRNGLKPFVTLFHWDVPQALEDEYGGFLSPRIVDHFKDYAELCYKEFGDRVKHWFTVNEPYTFSSMGYAVGTLAPGRCSSWQNLNCTGGDSAIEPYLVTHHILLAHGAAVELYKNRYQASQKGLIGITLVSYWFEPASESKQDKDAALRSLDFMFGWFLDPLTSGDYPHSMRSIVGKRLPKFTKEQSKLLNGSFDFLGINYYTARYATSTPKNNSLQASFVTDPQADLTTELNGVLIGPQTALDWLYVYPKGIHDLVLYTKEKYNDPLIYITENGVSELNNPELSIEEALLDTGRIDYHYRHLCYLQAAIKNGAKVKGYFPWTLLDDFEWNSGYTVRFGLNYVDYNDGLKRHPKLSAHWFKNLLKKN from the exons ATGGCAATGAAATATTCACGATCTTTGCTCTTTGGTGTGCTGCTACTCATTGGCTTTGCATTGACAAATGGCAAAGCAACTAATACAGATCCGCCTGTTCATTGCGAATTTCTCAATCGCAGCAGTTTTGAACCAGGGTTCATATTTGGCACAGGTTCTGCATCTTACCAG TATGAAGGTGCAGTAAAAGAAGATGGAAGAGGACCAAGCATATGGGATACCTTCACCCACAAACATCCAG AAAAAATCGATGATGGCAGTAACGGAGATGTCGCTATAGATCAATATCACCGCTATAAG GAAGATGTGGGGATTATGAAGGATATGAATTTGGATGCTTACAGATTATCTATTTCATGGTCCAGATTATTACCAA ATGGAACGTTAAGTGGTGGCGTTAACAGGAAAGGAATTGATTATTACAACAATCTCATCAATGAACTCCTACGCAATG GTTTAAAGCCGTTTGTAACACTCTTTCATTGGGATGTTCCCCAAGCTTTAGAAGATGAATATGGTGGTTTCTTAAGCCCTCGTATTGT CGATCATTTTAAAGACTATGCAGAACTTTGTTATAAGGAATTTGGTGATCGAGTCAAGCACTGGTTCACGGTAAATGAGCCATATACTTTTAGTAGCATGGGTTATGCTGTTGGGACTCTAGCACCGGGACGCTGCTCTTCTTGGCAAAACCTAAACTGCACCGGTGGAGATTCAGCCATTGAACCATACTTGGTGACACACCACATTCTTCTTGCTCATGGAGCAGCTGTAGAATTGTACAAGAATAGATATCAG GCATCTCAGAAAGGCTTGATAGGGATAACATTGGTGTCATACTGGTTTGAGCCTGCTTCGGAGTCAAAGCAAGATAAAGATGCTGCCTTACGATCTTTGGATTTTATGTTTGGATG gtttttggACCCTTTAACAAGTGGTGACTATCCACACAGCATGCGATCAATTGTTGGAAAAAGATTGCCAAAATTCACAAAAGAACAATCCAAGTTGCTAAACGgatcatttgattttcttggaATAAATTATTATACTGCTAGATACGCAACTAGTACACCTAAGAACAATTCACTACAGGCAAGCTTCGTAACAGATCCTCAAGCTGATCTTACAA CTGAGCTTAATGGAGTACTTATTGGTCCACAG ACTGCTTTAGATTGGTTATATGTATATCCAAAAGGAATTCACGATCTTGTGCTCTACACAAAGGAAAAATATAATGATCCACTCATTTATATTACTGAGAATG GTGTATCAGAGTTGAATAATCCAGAACTATCAATTGAAGAGGCTCTTCTTGATACCGGTAGAATTGACTACCACTACCGTCACCTATGTTACCTTCAAGCGGCGATCAA AAATGGTGCGAAAGTGAAGGGATACTTTCCATGGACATTGTTGGACGACTTTGAATGGAATTCTGGATACACCGTCCGATTTGGTTTAAACTACGTGGATTATAATGATGGGCTGAAAAGACACCCAAAACTCTCAGCAcattggttcaaaaatttgcttaagaagaattga